A genomic region of Papaver somniferum cultivar HN1 chromosome 7, ASM357369v1, whole genome shotgun sequence contains the following coding sequences:
- the LOC113299110 gene encoding uncharacterized protein LOC113299110 isoform X1, translating into MKKLIKRHKPTTVALLETRVLDTHAAGIVRQLGFMESVVIDLEGLSGGMYLLWDPNEVDIEATKLSRWVIHTVFTAKFKSPWILSSIYGSTNKVTRKSIWEEIGAIVEVNQACHMVMGDLNTIGARNEKAGGKEPSASQLQELKDVMNQCGLTDLGANGPRYTWNNKRARLANIKERLDHVLSNEDWCKSFKNAQVYHLSYFNLDHRTLLIYLEPKKVFKQRPFRFEAMWASDTRYTDVVKENRHRPTSNNNHSYFENVERLQKETKNWNKNVFGNLYNRIESALANLNLSQDAFDFSPIDEAKSHMVNCLCEYLNLLKLEEIFWRKKSRVEWLKDGDLNTKLFHTSTLVRRRRNSICMLKDNAGKWLTSDVDIEKEIVNHFSSLFNSTITSSDHAEIESLFPSIISENNNNIITGEVSVMEIKTVMRQLGSLKAPGPDGFQWIFFQKYWSTVGPSIIKLVRDFLSLGMLDHRLNRTFL; encoded by the coding sequence ATGAAGAAGTTAATTAAGAGACATAAGCCAACTACTGTGGCTTTGTTAGAGACTAGAGTGCTTGATACTCATGCTGCTGGTATTGTTAGGCAATTGGGTTTTATGGAGTCCGTTGTGATTGATCTTGAAGGTTTATCAGGGGGCATGTATTTGTTGTGGGATCCGAATGAGGTGGATATTGAGGCTACTAAACTGTCTAGGTGGGTCATTCATACAGTTTTTACGGCTAAGTTCAAGAGTCCATGGATCCTGTCCTCAATTTATGGCAGTACTAATAAGGTCACCAGGAAGAGTATTTGGGAGGAAATAGGTGCCATTGTTGAAGTTAATCAAGCATGCCATATGGTTATGGGAGATTTAAACACTATTGGCGCTAGGAATGAAAAAGCTGGTGGAAAAGAGCCTTCTGCAAGTCAACTGCAGGAGCTTAAAGATGTGATGAATCAATGTGGTTTGACTGATTTGGGGGCGAATGGGCCAAGATATACTTGGAATAACAAAAGGGCTAGACTTGCAAACATCAAGGAAAGGCTGGATCATGTTTTGTCTAATGAGGATTGGTGCAAGAGTTTCAAAAATGCCCAGGTATATCACTTATCTTATTTCAATTTGGACCATAGAACTTTGTTGATTTACCTTGAACCTAAAAAGGTTTTTAAACAGAGACCATTCAGGTTTGAGGCCATGTGGGCCAGTGATACTAGATATACTGATGTGGTTAAGGAGAACCGGCATAGACCCACTAGTAATAATAACCATAGCTATTTTGAGAATGTTGAAAGACttcaaaaagaaaccaaaaattggAATAAGAATGTTTTTGGTAATCTTTATAATAGGATTGAATCTGCTCTTGCGAATTTAAATCTTTCTCAAGATGCTTTTGATTTCTCTcctattgatgaagctaaaagtCACATGGTTAATTGTTTGTGTGAGTATTTAAATTTGCTAAAGTTGGAAGAGATTTTCTGGAGGAAGAAGTCTAGGGTTGAGTGGCTTAAAGATGGAGATCTTAACACGAAATTATTTCATACTTCTACTCTGGTTAGAAGGAGAAGGAACTCCATTTGTATGTTGAAAGATAATGCTGGTAAGTGGCTTACTTCTGATGTAGAtattgaaaaggaaattgtgaacCATTTTAGTTCTCTTTTCAATTCTACCATTACTAGTTCAGATCATGCTGAAATTGAGAGTTTGTTTCCTAGTATTATTTCTGAAAATAACAATAATATTATTACTGGGGAGGTTTCGGTCATGGAAATAAAAACTGTTATGAGACAATTAGGTTCGCTTAAAGCTCCCGGgcccgatggttttcagtggattTTCTTTCAAAAGTACTGGAGTACTGTTGGCCCAAGCATTATCAAGTTAGTTAGGGACTTTTTGTCTCTAGGAATGCTTGATCATAGACTTAATAGAACCTTTTTATAG
- the LOC113299110 gene encoding uncharacterized protein LOC113299110 isoform X2: protein MKKLIKRHKPTTVALLETRVLDTHAAGIVRQLGFMESVVIDLEGLSGGMYLLWDPNEVDIEATKLSRWVIHTVFTAKFKSPWILSSIYGSTNKVTRKSIWEEIGAIVEVNQACHMVMGDLNTIGARNEKAGGKEPSASQLQELKDVMNQCGLTDLGANGPRYTWNNKRARLANIKERLDHVLSNEDWCKSFKNAQVYHLSYFNLDHRTLLIYLEPKKVFKQRPFRFEAMWASDTRYTDVVKENRHRPTSNNNHSYFENVERLQKETKNWNKNVFGNLYNRIESALANLNLSQDAFDFSPIDEAKSHMVNCLCEYLNLLKLEEIFWRKKSRVEWLKDGDLNTKLFHTSTLVRRRRNSICMLKDNAGCE from the exons ATGAAGAAGTTAATTAAGAGACATAAGCCAACTACTGTGGCTTTGTTAGAGACTAGAGTGCTTGATACTCATGCTGCTGGTATTGTTAGGCAATTGGGTTTTATGGAGTCCGTTGTGATTGATCTTGAAGGTTTATCAGGGGGCATGTATTTGTTGTGGGATCCGAATGAGGTGGATATTGAGGCTACTAAACTGTCTAGGTGGGTCATTCATACAGTTTTTACGGCTAAGTTCAAGAGTCCATGGATCCTGTCCTCAATTTATGGCAGTACTAATAAGGTCACCAGGAAGAGTATTTGGGAGGAAATAGGTGCCATTGTTGAAGTTAATCAAGCATGCCATATGGTTATGGGAGATTTAAACACTATTGGCGCTAGGAATGAAAAAGCTGGTGGAAAAGAGCCTTCTGCAAGTCAACTGCAGGAGCTTAAAGATGTGATGAATCAATGTGGTTTGACTGATTTGGGGGCGAATGGGCCAAGATATACTTGGAATAACAAAAGGGCTAGACTTGCAAACATCAAGGAAAGGCTGGATCATGTTTTGTCTAATGAGGATTGGTGCAAGAGTTTCAAAAATGCCCAGGTATATCACTTATCTTATTTCAATTTGGACCATAGAACTTTGTTGATTTACCTTGAACCTAAAAAGGTTTTTAAACAGAGACCATTCAGGTTTGAGGCCATGTGGGCCAGTGATACTAGATATACTGATGTGGTTAAGGAGAACCGGCATAGACCCACTAGTAATAATAACCATAGCTATTTTGAGAATGTTGAAAGACttcaaaaagaaaccaaaaattggAATAAGAATGTTTTTGGTAATCTTTATAATAGGATTGAATCTGCTCTTGCGAATTTAAATCTTTCTCAAGATGCTTTTGATTTCTCTcctattgatgaagctaaaagtCACATGGTTAATTGTTTGTGTGAGTATTTAAATTTGCTAAAGTTGGAAGAGATTTTCTGGAGGAAGAAGTCTAGGGTTGAGTGGCTTAAAGATGGAGATCTTAACACGAAATTATTTCATACTTCTACTCTGGTTAGAAGGAGAAGGAACTCCATTTGTATGTTGAAAGATAATGCTG GTTGTGAGTGA
- the LOC113299110 gene encoding uncharacterized protein LOC113299110 isoform X4, producing the protein MKKLIKRHKPTTVALLETRVLDTHAAGIVRQLGFMESVVIDLEGLSGGMYLLWDPNEVDIEATKLSRWVIHTVFTAKFKSPWILSSIYGSTNKVTRKSIWEEIGAIVEVNQACHMVMGDLNTIGARNEKAGGKEPSASQLQELKDVMNQCGLTDLGANGPRYTWNNKRARLANIKERLDHVLSNEDWCKSFKNAQVVSDAKSTLLTSSNLGRSFTMGMAKALRVQVAKTPSF; encoded by the exons ATGAAGAAGTTAATTAAGAGACATAAGCCAACTACTGTGGCTTTGTTAGAGACTAGAGTGCTTGATACTCATGCTGCTGGTATTGTTAGGCAATTGGGTTTTATGGAGTCCGTTGTGATTGATCTTGAAGGTTTATCAGGGGGCATGTATTTGTTGTGGGATCCGAATGAGGTGGATATTGAGGCTACTAAACTGTCTAGGTGGGTCATTCATACAGTTTTTACGGCTAAGTTCAAGAGTCCATGGATCCTGTCCTCAATTTATGGCAGTACTAATAAGGTCACCAGGAAGAGTATTTGGGAGGAAATAGGTGCCATTGTTGAAGTTAATCAAGCATGCCATATGGTTATGGGAGATTTAAACACTATTGGCGCTAGGAATGAAAAAGCTGGTGGAAAAGAGCCTTCTGCAAGTCAACTGCAGGAGCTTAAAGATGTGATGAATCAATGTGGTTTGACTGATTTGGGGGCGAATGGGCCAAGATATACTTGGAATAACAAAAGGGCTAGACTTGCAAACATCAAGGAAAGGCTGGATCATGTTTTGTCTAATGAGGATTGGTGCAAGAGTTTCAAAAATGCCCAG GTTGTGAGTGATGCTAAGTCTACTTTGCTGACTTCTAGCAATCTGGGTAGAAGCTTTACTATGGGAATGGCTAAGGCGCTAAGAGTTCAAGTTGCTAAGACTCCAT CCTTTTGA